The Methanomethylovorans hollandica DSM 15978 genome includes a region encoding these proteins:
- a CDS encoding OB-fold nucleic acid binding domain-containing protein — MSGIDEIYSKLSKSISKEEFVEKVNEKVEQMGGLCDEKTAAMLVAHDLGLNETGSSSQKIVDIKSDSGNVNLIAKVLSVFPIREFTRGDGTFGKVGNLLVADETGSIRITLWDDKADLINQGFIEISQNLQISGYVKEGYSGVEVNVGNNGMIAHTDEDIQVKNSSVKISEIKDGMGNINVIGRLLDISDTRTFNKKDGSKGRVGNITIGDDTGKIRITLWDDKTDKMTELHPGDAVEVINGYARENNFNQQVEIQIGNHGIVKKTETSVKYQENFTPISDIVPGESYSIQGSVSGLGEIREFNRDDGTVNMVSNIYVSDDTGRIRVAMWADHALLVDELDIDTPIQIIDAYAKSGFNEDIELSAGNRTRIIINP; from the coding sequence ATGAGCGGAATAGACGAAATCTACTCTAAACTTAGCAAATCCATAAGCAAGGAAGAATTTGTTGAAAAGGTAAATGAAAAAGTGGAACAGATGGGTGGCCTGTGTGATGAGAAGACAGCAGCCATGCTGGTGGCACATGACTTGGGGCTGAACGAAACCGGAAGTTCTTCACAGAAGATAGTGGATATAAAAAGCGACAGTGGGAACGTTAATTTAATTGCGAAAGTACTATCTGTATTTCCCATAAGGGAATTCACACGCGGTGATGGCACTTTTGGGAAGGTTGGAAATCTTTTGGTTGCAGATGAAACCGGAAGTATAAGGATAACACTATGGGATGATAAAGCAGATCTGATCAATCAGGGCTTCATTGAAATAAGCCAGAACCTGCAGATAAGCGGTTATGTGAAAGAAGGATATTCAGGTGTTGAAGTTAACGTTGGTAACAACGGGATGATAGCCCATACTGATGAGGACATACAGGTTAAAAATTCTTCAGTGAAGATATCAGAAATTAAAGATGGGATGGGGAATATTAATGTTATTGGAAGATTACTTGACATTTCTGATACCCGCACCTTTAACAAGAAAGACGGATCTAAAGGCCGTGTAGGCAATATAACCATTGGTGATGATACAGGTAAGATCAGAATAACACTTTGGGACGACAAGACTGACAAAATGACTGAACTACATCCCGGGGACGCTGTAGAGGTGATCAACGGTTATGCACGAGAGAATAACTTCAATCAGCAGGTAGAGATACAAATCGGTAACCATGGCATAGTTAAGAAGACAGAGACATCTGTGAAATATCAGGAAAATTTCACACCTATCTCAGACATCGTACCTGGAGAATCTTATTCCATACAGGGTTCTGTATCAGGATTGGGAGAAATAAGGGAATTCAACAGGGATGATGGCACGGTGAACATGGTATCCAATATATACGTTTCTGATGACACGGGTAGAATAAGAGTAGCTATGTGGGCAGATCATGCATTGCTGGTGGATGAACTGGATATCGACACACCTATACAGATCATAGATGCCTATGCAAAATCAGGTTTTAATGAAGATATTGAACTCAGCGCAGGAAACCGGACACGGATAATCATCAACCCCTGA
- a CDS encoding CBS domain-containing protein: MVLGAQWDLETDASIDEIRKEMSVHEVMTSKLVVANINSSVLEIAREMISQNVGSVIITDDIGPVGIITETDIISKVVINNMMPGTVMAGQIMSSPIIATKPSTNVIEAAEQMTRCNIRRLAVIDGDRIVGIITDRDILIVSPGLNTILESLIELHRDENNFVEESGIERGICQRCGAYTDLTQMNGLMICEDCKEEEGYYD; the protein is encoded by the coding sequence ATGGTTTTGGGTGCACAATGGGACCTCGAGACTGACGCCTCTATTGATGAGATTCGTAAGGAGATGTCAGTTCATGAAGTAATGACCAGCAAATTGGTCGTTGCAAACATTAATTCTAGTGTTCTTGAAATTGCCCGGGAGATGATCAGCCAGAACGTAGGCAGTGTGATCATCACAGATGATATCGGTCCTGTTGGGATAATCACAGAGACGGATATTATCAGCAAGGTGGTGATCAATAACATGATGCCTGGTACGGTTATGGCAGGCCAGATCATGTCTTCTCCCATCATAGCAACAAAACCATCAACTAACGTCATAGAAGCTGCAGAACAGATGACCAGATGCAACATCCGCAGGCTTGCAGTGATAGATGGTGATAGGATAGTAGGTATCATCACAGACAGGGATATACTTATAGTATCACCTGGTCTCAACACTATTCTTGAAAGCCTGATAGAACTGCACCGGGATGAGAATAATTTTGTCGAAGAGTCGGGGATAGAGAGAGGGATATGCCAGAGATGCGGTGCGTATACGGACCTTACCCAGATGAATGGACTTATGATCTGTGAAGACTGCAAAGAGGAAGAAGGCTATTACGACTAG
- a CDS encoding CBS domain-containing protein has translation MTVERIMSKNPLYVKETDLMTHARQVMRDHFLRGVPVVDNSMRVSGILTDADILEIRDTKSNITVKGYVRTVPMITPETEILKAARLMLEAAHHRVPVVSGLDRQLVGIISDVDILAAVKPTKKSPLFIEEIMMTDMITCYPDDSITKVWHQMLEHDYTGIPVVSHSNETIGMVTRRDIIKAGYARVAEIDGRGAKTGEAPKVEKVMSTPMYTLPPEASLKEAIDKILQYDIGRIAVASNEKLLGIVSRSALLSACLIGTGL, from the coding sequence ATGACCGTAGAGAGGATAATGTCAAAGAATCCCTTATATGTAAAAGAGACTGACCTTATGACCCACGCACGTCAAGTTATGCGTGACCATTTTTTGAGAGGTGTACCTGTAGTTGACAATTCCATGAGAGTTAGTGGAATACTTACAGATGCAGATATACTTGAAATAAGAGACACCAAGTCCAATATTACAGTGAAAGGGTATGTGAGGACAGTCCCTATGATCACACCTGAAACAGAAATATTGAAAGCTGCCCGTTTAATGCTGGAGGCTGCTCATCATAGGGTTCCTGTGGTATCGGGCCTTGACAGACAGTTAGTGGGTATCATAAGCGACGTAGATATACTGGCCGCTGTCAAACCAACAAAGAAGTCTCCACTATTTATAGAGGAGATCATGATGACAGATATGATAACCTGCTATCCGGATGACAGCATAACCAAGGTCTGGCATCAAATGCTTGAACACGACTATACCGGAATACCTGTAGTATCACACTCCAATGAAACTATTGGAATGGTGACCAGAAGAGATATCATAAAAGCAGGTTATGCAAGAGTTGCGGAAATTGACGGGCGGGGCGCAAAAACCGGTGAAGCACCGAAAGTGGAGAAAGTCATGTCCACTCCTATGTACACTTTACCCCCGGAAGCTTCGCTGAAAGAAGCTATTGATAAGATCCTGCAATATGACATTGGCAGGATAGCCGTAGCCAGTAATGAGAAGTTATTGGGCATAGTAAGCAGATCTGCATTATTATCTGCCTGCCTTATAGGTACTGGCCTCTGA
- a CDS encoding CBS domain-containing protein has product MVELTKKITDMVTTDRSKFQNNKEYPGNHKKDPSMLSTTSTMDIAPVEFKSKAAENKGDMSIVAKKDVITLPPTTTIMGAIKTMTNKGFRRVPIADAGTKRLEGIITSMDIVNFLGGGSKNLLVEKYYKGNLLAAINADVSEIMERDVAFVASKASISDAVEIMIKRNTGGLPVVDEDSRVCAIFTERDFLDLMADTIDYDSIKNYMSTKVKTVPFDTTIEDAAKIMVSRGFRRLPIAKDGILIGIVTASNIMNFLGSGKAFEKIITGNSHEAFSEPITSLINKDVVWASPEMDLGDAARLMIEKRVGSLPVIDNDVLCGIITERDFLRAVY; this is encoded by the coding sequence GTGGTTGAATTGACAAAAAAGATAACAGATATGGTCACAACAGACAGATCGAAATTCCAGAACAATAAAGAATACCCGGGTAACCACAAAAAAGATCCTAGTATGCTTAGCACTACAAGTACTATGGATATAGCACCTGTTGAGTTCAAATCCAAGGCTGCAGAAAACAAGGGTGATATGAGTATTGTGGCCAAGAAAGATGTGATAACCCTCCCTCCCACGACAACTATCATGGGTGCGATAAAAACGATGACAAATAAAGGTTTTAGAAGAGTGCCTATTGCAGATGCAGGTACAAAACGACTTGAGGGGATAATTACCTCAATGGACATAGTGAACTTCCTCGGAGGTGGTTCAAAGAACCTGCTTGTAGAAAAGTACTATAAAGGAAACCTGCTGGCAGCTATCAATGCTGATGTGAGCGAGATAATGGAGCGAGATGTGGCTTTCGTTGCCTCAAAAGCGAGTATTTCCGATGCTGTGGAAATAATGATCAAGAGAAATACAGGAGGTTTGCCTGTAGTTGACGAAGATAGCAGAGTATGCGCCATATTCACTGAAAGGGATTTTCTGGATCTTATGGCAGATACCATTGACTATGATTCTATCAAGAACTACATGAGTACAAAAGTAAAAACTGTACCGTTCGATACTACTATAGAGGATGCAGCAAAAATAATGGTCAGTAGGGGCTTTAGACGATTGCCTATTGCAAAAGATGGCATATTGATAGGCATTGTTACAGCATCGAATATCATGAATTTCCTAGGTAGTGGAAAGGCCTTCGAAAAGATCATAACAGGTAATTCCCACGAGGCTTTCAGTGAACCAATAACCTCACTTATAAACAAAGATGTCGTGTGGGCATCACCTGAAATGGACCTGGGAGATGCTGCAAGACTGATGATAGAGAAGAGAGTAGGTTCTCTCCCAGTAATAGATAATGATGTGCTCTGCGGTATAATTACTGAAAGAGATTTCCTGAGAGCCGTATATTAA
- a CDS encoding CBS domain-containing protein, giving the protein MNVSDIMSSPVFIMGPDEPVSHARNLMLKHKISTIVVVDDEKMMGILSQADLSRKLAQTEPVWRRRPIDKIPVSMVMTEDPITIYPEASISQAGNLMLENNINYLAVMKKGLVGIVTGTDIVRYVSKQDEQKFEKKVHEIISDEPVRIHRHHTINHAIEEMEKNNVEEVLVVDDAEKVVGLISVNNVALNIVPDADGKLPTKNVKMSRRPTSGAQRAYRYIKELPLVAEDIMSDIGTIVKWDDSAVDAAKLIVEENSKVLPVEKDSQIVGVIRRKDLIRIAQ; this is encoded by the coding sequence ATGAACGTTTCAGATATAATGAGCTCTCCGGTGTTCATAATGGGACCGGATGAGCCTGTGTCACATGCAAGGAATCTGATGCTAAAGCACAAAATAAGCACTATTGTTGTAGTGGATGATGAAAAAATGATGGGCATCCTCTCACAAGCAGACCTTAGCAGAAAACTTGCCCAGACAGAACCTGTCTGGAGAAGGCGTCCTATAGATAAGATCCCTGTTAGCATGGTGATGACAGAAGACCCGATAACTATCTACCCGGAAGCTTCGATATCCCAGGCCGGAAACCTGATGCTGGAGAACAACATTAACTACCTTGCAGTGATGAAAAAGGGACTTGTAGGCATAGTGACAGGTACAGATATTGTAAGATATGTTTCAAAACAGGACGAACAAAAATTCGAGAAGAAAGTACATGAGATCATATCTGATGAGCCTGTTCGCATACATAGACACCATACCATTAACCATGCAATTGAGGAGATGGAAAAAAATAACGTGGAAGAGGTTCTAGTTGTCGACGATGCTGAAAAGGTAGTAGGGCTGATATCCGTAAATAACGTTGCCCTCAATATAGTACCTGATGCCGATGGAAAACTCCCCACAAAGAATGTAAAAATGAGTAGGCGCCCAACATCCGGCGCGCAGAGGGCATACAGATACATAAAAGAGTTACCTCTGGTTGCTGAAGATATCATGTCAGATATCGGTACAATCGTAAAATGGGATGATTCAGCAGTTGACGCTGCAAAGCTCATTGTGGAGGAGAACTCAAAAGTTCTGCCTGTAGAAAAGGATAGCCAGATCGTTGGAGTTATCCGGAGGAAGGACTTGATAAGAATAGCGCAGTGA
- a CDS encoding CBS domain-containing protein, protein MEVKDIMTEPPTISKSDTLSHALDIMEKKEMRRILVKNEDKVVGILTMRNLTRELGTRKKGSMPASSLHVATAISDNFVKVFPDVKVKDVVTLIDKNQGVIIVCKDENVMGWVTPAELLKTNNFNGFAAEFMQREPLIGSPGDRVSHIRHLMLDKNVGRIPIIEDGKLVGIVTEKDVVKAMRAFRDIVSGNQQEARIKNLIVADIMKRSVKTVNTNTPLSDVAKMMLEENIGGLPVMNLEGEFVGLITRRNLVHSMAQ, encoded by the coding sequence ATGGAAGTAAAGGACATAATGACAGAACCACCAACTATCAGTAAATCAGATACACTTTCCCACGCACTTGACATTATGGAAAAGAAAGAAATGCGTCGGATCCTTGTGAAAAATGAAGACAAGGTAGTTGGGATCCTTACTATGAGAAACCTCACAAGAGAACTCGGTACCAGAAAGAAGGGAAGTATGCCTGCATCTTCACTGCACGTGGCAACAGCTATCTCCGATAATTTTGTTAAGGTTTTTCCGGATGTAAAGGTGAAGGATGTTGTCACCCTCATTGATAAAAACCAGGGAGTTATCATTGTCTGCAAGGATGAAAATGTTATGGGTTGGGTGACACCTGCAGAACTCCTGAAAACTAACAACTTCAATGGCTTTGCCGCGGAGTTCATGCAGAGAGAACCTCTGATAGGAAGCCCTGGTGACCGTGTAAGCCATATCAGGCATCTGATGCTTGACAAGAACGTAGGAAGGATTCCGATCATAGAGGATGGTAAACTGGTAGGAATTGTCACCGAAAAAGATGTGGTAAAGGCTATGAGAGCTTTCAGGGACATCGTTTCGGGCAATCAGCAAGAAGCCAGGATAAAGAACCTGATAGTTGCAGATATCATGAAGAGAAGTGTAAAAACAGTTAATACCAACACACCTCTTTCAGATGTGGCAAAGATGATGCTTGAAGAGAACATTGGTGGTCTCCCAGTGATGAACCTTGAAGGCGAGTTCGTCGGATTAATAACCAGAAGGAATTTGGTACACTCAATGGCACAGTGA
- a CDS encoding RNA ligase — protein MEYYPQTELDVENAASFLGISVQRMQELMERRVLVPNWNEYQHLFRFEHKALHIDIGSVLVQKDNGFSLILGFPKIKRAMLLGPAIKSNFGEIPRVAVEEKMNGYNVRVILLDGKLVAITRSGHVCPYSSEKVNSLLDHNFFTENPQLVVYGEMVGPDNPYVPKEIYRIESLEFFIFDIRHKNTGLPLPLYERRSLAEKYGFRQVRLFGEFDIQEASDMIQHIIKDIGRRGHEGVVIKDPKMVLQPIKYTASQSNCSDLQHSMKVFNESGRDFIFSRIVREGFQSVEWEESEEEFKKRCLRLGESILRPMKESIIKVRDGDRVAEEFTIRVKDRATISKFEEYMRRLGMDIKFSEPKIVGKEYVVHMIKINKSTSDKTLAMWEGQLWS, from the coding sequence ATGGAGTACTATCCGCAAACGGAGCTGGACGTTGAAAATGCTGCATCTTTCCTGGGCATTTCTGTGCAAAGGATGCAGGAATTGATGGAGAGAAGAGTGTTGGTACCTAACTGGAACGAGTACCAACACCTATTCCGTTTTGAACATAAGGCTTTGCACATTGATATTGGAAGTGTCCTTGTACAAAAGGATAATGGATTCAGTCTTATTTTAGGATTCCCAAAGATCAAAAGAGCAATGCTTCTTGGGCCTGCCATTAAAAGCAATTTCGGGGAGATACCCAGGGTGGCAGTAGAAGAAAAAATGAATGGATATAATGTAAGAGTGATCTTGCTGGACGGCAAACTTGTGGCAATTACACGCAGTGGCCATGTGTGTCCTTATTCATCAGAGAAGGTTAATAGCTTGTTGGATCACAATTTTTTTACTGAGAATCCCCAACTTGTGGTATACGGAGAAATGGTAGGCCCTGATAACCCTTACGTGCCCAAGGAAATTTATCGAATTGAATCTCTGGAATTCTTTATTTTTGATATAAGACATAAGAACACGGGTTTACCCTTGCCGTTATATGAACGCAGGAGCCTTGCTGAAAAATACGGCTTCCGACAGGTTAGACTTTTCGGAGAATTCGATATCCAGGAAGCTTCTGATATGATCCAGCATATAATCAAGGATATCGGAAGAAGAGGCCATGAAGGCGTTGTGATCAAGGATCCTAAAATGGTATTGCAACCAATTAAATACACTGCTTCTCAAAGTAATTGTTCTGATCTGCAGCATTCAATGAAAGTGTTTAATGAAAGTGGAAGAGACTTCATATTCTCCAGAATAGTAAGAGAGGGGTTCCAGTCAGTGGAATGGGAAGAAAGTGAGGAGGAATTCAAAAAACGTTGCCTCCGACTGGGTGAAAGTATCCTGCGGCCTATGAAGGAATCCATAATAAAAGTTAGGGATGGGGATAGGGTTGCAGAAGAGTTCACTATAAGAGTGAAAGACAGGGCAACCATATCAAAGTTCGAGGAGTACATGAGAAGGCTTGGAATGGATATAAAGTTCAGCGAACCTAAGATCGTGGGCAAGGAATACGTTGTACATATGATAAAGATCAACAAGAGCACTAGTGATAAGACATTGGCTATGTGGGAAGGTCAATTGTGGTCATGA
- a CDS encoding EF-Tu/IF-2/RF-3 family GTPase has protein sequence MTKITIIGSQQSGKTTLAAKMGKKGNVSDFTMYDFAKGDKIMTIIDPTGYPDSVKPLIASLTLSDIAILCVPPTGLDAYAGECIVCLECMGYKHGLVLLTKSDTTYPQATDELKTKLQNITKGTALEHWEYMTVSTKTFEGMEELKEKIFTMGETIDEENKKKATLPTRVIIDQTFNVTGIGCVVLGVVMQGTVNAKDKMTAYPTSKPLEIRSIQMHDVDVRTAPSGARVGLALKGIQSKDIDRGHVLSLDEIISENLKIKCRLSPFSKGFNTGSVLHVFVGLQSSPMRVSSIEKKGNIVEKASAGDEYVLELTGMKEISYSQQDRFILTDLDEKQRFIGYGSL, from the coding sequence ATGACAAAGATCACTATAATAGGTAGCCAGCAAAGTGGAAAAACAACGCTTGCTGCAAAAATGGGAAAGAAAGGCAACGTATCGGACTTCACAATGTATGATTTTGCCAAAGGCGATAAGATAATGACTATCATAGACCCCACGGGATACCCCGATTCTGTTAAACCATTGATAGCCTCGCTTACTCTTTCCGACATCGCCATCCTATGCGTGCCTCCCACAGGTCTGGATGCCTATGCAGGGGAATGTATTGTCTGCCTGGAGTGCATGGGATACAAGCATGGCCTTGTGCTGCTGACAAAATCTGATACCACTTACCCTCAGGCAACAGATGAATTGAAGACAAAGTTGCAGAACATCACAAAAGGTACGGCGCTTGAGCATTGGGAGTATATGACAGTTTCCACTAAAACCTTTGAAGGTATGGAAGAGCTCAAGGAAAAGATCTTCACTATGGGTGAAACTATCGATGAGGAGAATAAGAAAAAGGCCACTTTGCCAACAAGGGTGATAATAGACCAAACATTCAATGTCACTGGAATCGGGTGTGTTGTACTTGGTGTTGTAATGCAGGGCACTGTCAATGCAAAAGACAAAATGACAGCTTATCCCACCAGTAAACCGCTGGAGATTAGATCGATACAAATGCATGATGTGGATGTTAGAACTGCGCCATCCGGAGCTAGAGTAGGCCTTGCTCTTAAAGGGATACAGTCAAAAGATATCGATAGAGGTCATGTTCTTTCCCTTGATGAAATTATCAGTGAGAATTTGAAAATAAAATGCAGACTCTCACCTTTTTCAAAAGGTTTCAATACTGGAAGTGTGTTGCATGTATTCGTTGGACTGCAATCGTCCCCTATGCGTGTAAGCAGCATAGAGAAAAAAGGGAATATAGTAGAAAAAGCATCTGCTGGAGATGAATATGTTCTTGAACTGACGGGTATGAAGGAGATCTCGTATTCACAACAGGATAGGTTCATACTCACAGATCTGGACGAAAAACAAAGGTTCATAGGGTATGGTTCCCTTTGA
- a CDS encoding helix-turn-helix domain-containing protein, whose translation MFRIYPTKSQIRQIQRSLELCRQVYNRTLAERKQVYEEIGKTLSKYTLNNLLPQWKADLSKRGIFFRQVLRFL comes from the coding sequence ATGTTTCGTATCTATCCAACCAAATCTCAAATTCGACAGATACAGCGGAGCTTGGAATTATGTAGGCAAGTATATAATCGGACACTTGCTGAACGAAAGCAAGTTTATGAAGAAATTGGAAAAACATTATCTAAATATACACTAAACAATCTTCTACCACAGTGGAAAGCAGATCTTTCAAAAAGAGGGATCTTTTTCAGGCAGGTTCTCCGGTTCCTTTAG
- a CDS encoding methionine synthase: MNNLIFDDIGSYPLPESMTKEWMQKAFSKHSDREKLFQLINDSFQQKIDAGVESPTYPQYQDMNEQFLSIIKDPENTEEPFKVKENAARIVELEAIQPAAQMYMQSHGEKQNTRVCVTGPLEMYLKEFGGTEYTDILYLFAESVDRFLKNSIENSGYLNVSAVSIDEPSIGINPQVMFDDDELIEALRIATRSAHRKGIDVQIHLHSPLHYKIACDTSQINVIGVESAGNPSYLDLIDAKVLDESDSFLRVGIARTDISNLVSVLNDKYGTNVWKDASRLQEIVTELETPDVISKRLEKAYSIFGERIRYVGPDCGLGSWPSQKIAFQLLQNVATGIQIANI; this comes from the coding sequence ATGAATAATCTGATCTTTGATGACATAGGTAGTTACCCTCTTCCTGAAAGTATGACCAAGGAATGGATGCAAAAGGCATTTTCAAAGCACTCAGACCGTGAAAAACTGTTCCAGTTAATTAATGATTCATTTCAGCAGAAGATAGATGCAGGAGTTGAGTCTCCCACATATCCCCAATATCAGGATATGAACGAACAGTTCCTTTCTATAATAAAGGATCCGGAAAATACAGAAGAGCCTTTTAAGGTCAAAGAGAATGCTGCCAGGATAGTAGAACTGGAAGCTATACAGCCAGCAGCTCAAATGTATATGCAATCTCATGGCGAGAAGCAAAATACCAGGGTATGCGTAACAGGTCCTCTGGAAATGTACTTAAAAGAGTTCGGGGGAACGGAATATACCGACATACTCTATCTTTTTGCAGAAAGTGTTGACCGTTTTCTGAAAAACTCCATAGAGAATTCAGGATATCTGAACGTAAGTGCGGTTTCCATAGATGAGCCAAGCATTGGTATAAATCCCCAGGTCATGTTCGATGATGATGAACTCATAGAAGCTCTTAGGATAGCCACTCGTTCAGCTCACCGTAAAGGTATTGATGTACAGATACATCTGCATTCGCCCCTGCACTATAAAATAGCCTGTGACACTTCCCAAATCAATGTTATAGGGGTCGAATCAGCAGGTAATCCTTCATATCTTGATCTCATTGATGCAAAAGTGCTAGATGAATCAGATTCTTTTCTGAGGGTGGGCATTGCAAGAACTGATATTTCAAATCTTGTTTCAGTACTCAATGACAAATATGGTACTAATGTCTGGAAGGACGCATCACGTCTTCAGGAGATAGTTACGGAACTTGAAACTCCGGATGTTATCAGTAAAAGGCTTGAAAAGGCCTATTCGATCTTTGGTGAAAGAATAAGGTATGTAGGTCCTGATTGTGGTCTGGGATCCTGGCCCTCTCAAAAGATCGCTTTCCAGCTATTGCAAAATGTAGCGACAGGAATACAGATCGCTAATATATAA
- a CDS encoding sodium:solute symporter family protein, with product MNSYGLFIVLLAAYILILVSIGWYFNKRQKSVTDFWLAGRRINFVAIGCSAAASWMTAGGILAVIGLYMLLGMGSIWGFVAPNILALLLIALLVGKIKHLPAITQPELLEQRYSSSIRGPVALIIAVVMILFAVADIKGFAMVLEIFFGLPSVYAVAIVALAVSVYVTLGGLSAVIWTDVIQFIFLAGFAFAMVVAITGSATSVDTSSVMTVSELLSDVPEGWWNPFSIGILAVMIFIFAIIPGWVTEQDPWQRVWAAKDEKSARNGMILGSFFIFLVFGVACTIIAIGLNHVYPDISASFAEIGMGAMAQAEPALLVYIFEHFSPLLIGLSGIGLAAAAMSSTDTFATSGGSCLSRDIYQRYIKPDATMKEMLAVNRLSVLIIVAGATIGSFYIDGILAAIHIATFIASAAYFFPLMGGLYWKRATKEGALAGLIVGFVAQVALTIVDLANTPAFAPAYLDSIHPVLSNHGVIAGMALSGIAFFGVSLATKPSETVNLAPFFKEAAKDLEKKIFVDEADPQYKKMLKVMTEEITGDRAHLYLILEASATVNWNKFVKDITGKYHEWVTPTGVDSVYRLTKSDMLACITITRGQTEKEIWFESEPRVKDIDLHRKEMFVAFNEVSATLKEMGVLLTLS from the coding sequence ATGAACTCATATGGTTTATTTATAGTATTGCTTGCAGCCTATATCCTAATATTAGTGTCTATAGGCTGGTATTTCAATAAGAGGCAGAAATCGGTCACTGATTTCTGGCTTGCAGGACGCAGAATCAATTTCGTGGCAATTGGCTGCTCAGCGGCAGCATCCTGGATGACCGCCGGCGGCATTCTCGCGGTTATTGGTCTTTACATGCTGTTGGGTATGGGTTCCATCTGGGGTTTTGTGGCACCTAACATCCTTGCCCTGTTATTGATAGCATTGTTAGTAGGTAAGATCAAGCATCTGCCGGCCATCACCCAACCAGAGCTGCTTGAGCAGAGGTACAGCAGTTCTATAAGAGGCCCTGTAGCTCTCATTATCGCTGTTGTTATGATACTTTTTGCAGTGGCAGATATCAAAGGTTTTGCCATGGTCCTTGAAATCTTCTTTGGGCTTCCTTCGGTATACGCAGTAGCTATCGTTGCATTGGCTGTTTCTGTATATGTGACACTTGGAGGGCTTTCTGCTGTTATATGGACCGATGTGATACAGTTCATTTTCCTTGCCGGTTTCGCTTTCGCCATGGTTGTTGCTATTACAGGTTCCGCTACTTCCGTTGATACATCCTCGGTCATGACCGTTTCAGAACTTCTCTCGGATGTACCGGAAGGATGGTGGAACCCGTTCAGCATTGGTATACTTGCAGTAATGATATTCATCTTTGCTATCATTCCTGGCTGGGTCACAGAACAGGATCCGTGGCAAAGGGTATGGGCTGCAAAGGATGAAAAGTCAGCAAGGAACGGTATGATCCTGGGTTCATTCTTTATCTTTCTCGTATTCGGTGTGGCCTGTACTATCATTGCTATTGGGCTAAACCATGTGTATCCCGATATTTCAGCATCATTTGCAGAGATAGGTATGGGTGCAATGGCCCAGGCAGAACCTGCACTGCTCGTTTACATCTTTGAACATTTCTCTCCTCTCCTTATAGGTCTGTCAGGTATAGGCCTGGCAGCGGCTGCAATGTCTTCAACAGATACTTTTGCGACTTCCGGAGGTTCCTGTCTATCCCGCGATATTTATCAGAGGTACATAAAGCCTGACGCTACTATGAAGGAGATGCTCGCTGTCAACAGGCTGAGCGTACTAATAATAGTCGCAGGTGCGACCATCGGCTCCTTCTACATTGATGGTATTCTTGCTGCCATTCACATCGCTACTTTTATCGCCAGTGCTGCCTACTTCTTCCCGCTAATGGGTGGTCTTTACTGGAAGAGAGCTACAAAAGAAGGTGCTCTTGCAGGCCTGATAGTGGGCTTTGTTGCACAGGTAGCCCTTACTATTGTTGATCTTGCTAATACTCCAGCCTTTGCTCCCGCATATCTGGATTCTATACACCCAGTGCTCTCTAATCATGGTGTCATAGCTGGTATGGCCCTCAGTGGCATAGCTTTCTTTGGTGTTTCATTGGCTACAAAACCATCGGAAACAGTTAATCTTGCTCCTTTCTTCAAAGAAGCTGCAAAAGATCTGGAGAAAAAGATCTTTGTGGATGAGGCAGATCCCCAGTACAAGAAGATGTTAAAGGTTATGACAGAAGAAATAACAGGAGATCGTGCTCATCTGTATCTTATTCTGGAAGCTTCTGCTACGGTCAACTGGAACAAATTTGTTAAGGATATCACGGGGAAATATCATGAATGGGTTACCCCTACAGGTGTTGATTCAGTATACAGGTTGACAAAATCTGATATGCTCGCATGCATTACTATTACTCGCGGGCAGACTGAGAAAGAGATCTGGTTTGAATCTGAACCTCGGGTTAAAGACATTGATTTGCATCGTAAGGAAATGTTTGTAGCATTTAATGAAGTTTCAGCGACATTAAAAGAAATGGGTGTATTGCTCACCCTTTCTTAA